Proteins from a single region of Plasmodium gaboni strain SY75 chromosome 2, whole genome shotgun sequence:
- a CDS encoding 6-cysteine protein, translating into MNKKRIIFYFFSFFIFLVSVLYYDNIKSVLNRRTKKKKKKKICKTNFLGSEESEEIISSVRDGNERDKENYLFRFERLIKERKYICINKYKRNNKLKWVYKTTYNKTKKNICDDYNILFNCIKEMIYDRNKKNRFEYFWLNFFYINKYIFNLYYYMFDNTIKIKNKIHWLKEKINIISNNNITRSGNIFYVDKLFFFNNEKEDKDEYKDEKKKQSDIIKMNIKLHNNTRKLSVSEENVELKPYVKQGERNETVVNLYEYFTGGVKRSNNNNEIVITSTEQFHRIVIICFKPTVKHSHIITSPHDALNHIVEENDKIKLSEEIYAIPFYPVYGNLGLKNVITTGIVEFMIPYFSRAQMNFTVTCANGEIDNLYKFEDLIKIRIRIPRNTKKILGISTNEKDKTVFERIVDNTSDEYRFKSYNNKIVGVKLENSILDPPGCFKTVYEDNKIIQLEVFLQYVKCINLDRDNYKIRFFFLPEGFGDEEIEFSCKFTYKKKTSNIIFGLGETNVDKDIFYLEDEHVKLNIDQDVSGDKEFYSHLNYNGIPYNICNFEYKSEYDAQVCERTIHEFTLFIYNCNNVVGTQIQSTEPITTIKYLNATYPINKFSDITLLSKDIDIEGLEENFRNFKFFLTSYINHGPFPLIIECVISNSNNDHQNVYILLHLRTSIKNRTVSFCDFEKVNGYNYLNNYIDGDICNINITSNSVFGFKCPSNSIKEPKNCFSQVYIDKKVYKLNDKLSNKLILYSMKQEDLAIAGFNNYISNSFSFECYCVDKNQTYSSYQSTSGEDILNHILKRIHVNYKNYDELYDYNIHDKIIHEPIIIKKNTSITYICDFVNKEQVLQPLNHKTKNYICTIWYPTPLNYIALACPTNLRDEQNDQTISEVYNSLQKDILKPTGKEQEIDEKKKKLNILFSKRNIYSDLYHLPKDAPKRTINKNGLNIINIDEIIPGILIKDIININLEDTIKPDVLLTSKSSLQKRKYNTYKSYILSTINKSPHMLEKPSIIYYTPFSSTSYDRSPRSVSPLTKSSVEESQDYMNMYKQYIRKRNSIENGFFIFQLPPYLKKNQTIEFACINDSSIKNKNVGNNGIMTIHLKSFGNPIDGCYFYKNNAKYNYLKKSIKIDDPKKEECNIKSDGEIEFVGIMCPYENNLYLTPSKCFMNTYDNNDSLVEILDINKNFEYYSNDKGISYLKIPQEFFKHVHLFCYCNTDKDSEVNNNILKKKENKISLELNYSNKGFDIIKTIDYQFESDILIGYSYYFKRITPIYRKKHICDFTTEDNSLEPESYDKIIYSCYLSLEDNLSFVDVKCPKNKKISNSEWLFKYGTFDKSSELIEDDENIKKYENMKYMPEDKDEIIYLFKKQKLEDILPGVIIFDKNRYFFEKGNFSFVTPLIVKEDITIKLLCDNSETIIENKIGKKGIILIKIPQHITDKKFYGCDFSGDLNKKKKTSFYYSSIYDLKTQNQYCEIKLKENIIISLNCPNGNINPNNCFNNVFLKTNMNEQITEGIQNIFDQVKVINTKPHVLLNSSSTFLIISKITKKELNFFCTCHHHETKNIGTIYIKNEDIINFSKAYKESSILKYIDVTPYYLKDTYICDFTHNHYDISFDTSVNIQNILERYLKILSDFYNTHEEFTYFSIHLKLRKEIMKNKYIDYLKKIINEYKQKETSEKIKKLTLSTNDNINTIFVYRCNIDLGSFDKFKIKCPSKISEDTDKKQLFQNLIYSSNLGLNETDMLNGLNKLLYGSVLINKKEKNVSFFEKGELELIISPYADSSKNIIFSCENVPRNLLKGIIGSASIFIKKNDNKILGCDFIDTTTITSTHMETSTSYYGPYTSSSSHSSLSSSHDVLNDLNEHNDLHRMNHINTKKNSFEFEIELVEGKNTYCNIEAIENDIVGFSCPYNFLTTPSDCFESVQIEGVDKELETHKLEKLLKGVKILNNDIYKYNFTPSYIILPKKIKKSLKIFCKCNSVKLIKTGIIQINIIGDDLNNWFKKEITHNIFAYQKMNYFYDFSKGPINISSENVLGISTMSLMSSKKMEKNKKVIHKKGYKEIKRGDENGDENGNNNDHMSVITLSAPGEDDEDDEDDEDSLDEGDEEYDEGDSVDDVNDESDDDFDDEDNNILNPLRTKQVYDITIAASEFSKVQVVCPLRNSSEFRQSKISPENFFEYVYVLEDNNDNKRKRSKEQNEKLVTAILEGKKNIVDGSFTNIDDRYNKKSSKNASVEYDDMGNKIFISIKSEKPKAVIGDIISSNISPIHISNNIINTSSQSNIHNETINSDNITSEYEQYNSYLKDILVIKNINEVISYANIKIDINEQTYSSSLHIPPLILKDAEFLISCDNSLTLNESTRGKTATVKIKVKSNFLKIYGCDFVGDFSTHFLISNKWNDIPKNYICKINIQDDMLIGLACPSFTKLHPPDCFENVMVKQNVYKKNILMETKNIFFYKQNDKPILSFIHVKKILVETFLCKCYQATNTDYKEVTMQIFYEPYVMGTPKYTLEKSIIQYKYADLKPPLHI; encoded by the coding sequence atgaacaagaaaagaataattttttattttttctccttttttattttccttGTGTCTGTTTTATActatgataatattaagaGTGTGTTAAATagaagaacaaaaaaaaagaaaaaaaagaaaatttgTAAAACCAATTTTTTGGGTTCTGAAGAAAGTGaagaaataatatcatCAGTGAGGGATGGTAATGAGAGAGATAAGGAGAATTATTTGTTTAGATTTGAAAGATTGATAAAAGAgagaaaatatatatgtataaataaatataaaagaaataataaattaaaatggGTTTATAAAACTACATATAATaagacaaaaaaaaatatatgtgatgattataatattttgtttaattgtataaaagaaatgatttatgatagaaataaaaaaaatcgttttgaatatttctggttgaattttttttatataaataaatatatatttaatttatattattatatgtttgataatacaataaagataaaaaataaaatccACTGGcttaaagaaaaaattaacattataagtaataataatattacacGTAGTggtaatatattttatgttgataaattatttttctttaataatGAGAAAGAAGACAAGGACGAGTATAAGGATGagaaaaagaaacaaagtgatatcataaaaatgaatataaaattacataataatacaaGAAAATTATCTGTAAGTGAAGAAAATGTGGAATTGAAACCATATGTAAAACAAGGAGAAAGGAATGAAACGGTtgtaaatttatatgaatattttacaGGTGGTGTAAAGAGATcgaataataataatgagaTTGTTATAACATCAACTGAACAATTTCATCGCattgttataatatgttttaaaCCAACAGTTAAACATTCTCATATAATAACTAGTCCACATGATGCTTTAAATCATATAGTAGAAGAgaatgataaaataaaattatcaGAAGAAATATATGCTATTCCATTTTATCCAGTATATGGTAATTTAggtttaaaaaatgtaataacAACAGGAATTGTTGAATTTATGAttccatatttttctaGAGCCCAAATGAATTTTACAGTTACATGTGCAAATGGTGAGATagataatttatataaatttgaagatttaataaaaataagaatacGTATTCCTCGAAATACTAAAAAGATATTAGGAATAAGTACTAATGAAAAAGACAAAACAGTATTTGAAAGGATTGTAGATAATACATCAGATGAATATCGATTTAAaagttataataataaaatagtAGGTGTAAAATTAGAAAATTCGATTTTAGATCCTCCTGGATGTTTTAAAACTGTTtatgaagataataaaataatacaattaGAAGTATTCTTACAATATgtaaaatgtataaatcTAGATAGagataattataaaatacgtttcttttttcttcctGAAGGTTTTGGAGATGAAGAAATAGAATTTAGTTGtaaatttacatataaaaaaaaaactagcaatataatatttggACTAGGAGAAACAAATGTAgataaagatatattttatttagAAGATGAACATGTGAAATTAAATATTGATCAAGATGTAAGTGGAGATAAAGAATTTTATAGTCATCTAAATTATAATGGTATAccatataatatatgtaattttgaatataaatCAGAATATGATGCACAAGTTTGTGAAAGAACTATACATGAATTTactttatttatttataattgtAATAATGTTGTAGGCACACAAATACAATCAACAGAACCTATAACAActattaaatatttaaatgcTACTTATCcaattaataaatttagTGATATCACATTATTAAGTAAAGATATAGATATAGAAGGATTAGAAGAAAATTTTCGgaattttaaattttttttaacttcatatataaatcatgGTCCATTTCCATTAATAATAGAATGTGTTATATCTAATTCTAATAATGATCATcaaaatgtatatattcttttacATTTAAGAACAAGTATAAAGAATAGAACTGTATCATTTTGTGATTTTGAAAAAGTAAATGgatataattatttaaataattatattgatggagatatatgtaatataaatattacatCTAATTCAGTTTTTGGTTTTAAATGTCCATCCAATAGTATAAAAGAACCTAAAAATTGTTTTTCACAAgtatatatagataaaaaagtatataaattaaatgataaattatcaaataaattaatattatattctatGAAACAAGAAGATCTAGCTATAGCTGgttttaataattatatttcaaatTCTTTCTCATTTGAATGTTATTGTGTAGATAAGAATCAAACATATTCTTCTTATCAAAGCACATCAGGagaagatatattaaatcatattctaaaaagaatacatgttaattataaaaattatgatgaattatatgattataatatacatgataaaattattcatgaacctataataataaaaaaaaatacatctataacatatatatgtgacTTTGTAAATAAAGAACAAGTATTACAACCTTTAAATCATAAAAccaaaaattatatatgtactaTATGGTACCCAACACctttaaattatatagCATTAGCATGTCCAACTAATCTAAGAGATGAACAAAATGATCAAACCATTTCTGAGgtatataattctttacaaaaagatatattaaaacCAACTGGAAAAGAACAAGAAAtagatgaaaaaaaaaaaaaactaaatattttatttagtaaaagaaatatatattctgATTTATATCACTTGCCAAAAGATGCACCCAAACGTActattaataaaaatggattaaatattataaatatagatgAAATAATACCAGgcatattaataaaagacataattaatattaatcTTGAAGATACAATAAAACCTGATGTATTATTAACATCTAAAAGCTCTTTgcaaaaaagaaaatataatacatacaaatcatatattttatctaCAATAAATAAGTCACCACATATGTTAGAGAAACCatctattatatattatacacCTTTTTCATCCACATCTTATGATAGATCTCCACGATCAGTGTCGCCATTAACTAAATCTTCAGTTGAAGAGTCACAAgattatatgaatatgtataaacaatatataagaaaaagaaaCAGTATAGAAAATGgattttttatatttcaattacctccatatttaaaaaaaaatcagACGATAGAATTTGCATGCATTAATGATAGtagtataaaaaataaaaatgtagGAAACAATGGTATTATGACTATACATTTAAAATCTTTTGGAAATCCAATAGATGgttgttatttttataaaaataatgcaaaatataattatttaaaaaagagtataaaaattgatgatccaaaaaaagaagaatgtaatataaaaagtgATGGAGAAATTGAATTTGTAGGTATTATGTGTCcatatgaaaataatttatatttaacaccttcaaaatgttttatgaatacatatgataataatgattcATTAGTTGAAATATTAGATATcaataaaaattttgaatattattCGAATGATAAAGGTATAtcttatttaaaaattcctcaagaattttttaaacatgtacatttattttgttattgTAATACTGATAAAGATAGTGAagttaataataatattcttaagaaaaaagaaaataaaataagtttagaattaaattattcaaataaaggttttgatattataaaaactATTGATTACCAATTTGAATCGGATATACTTATAGgttattcttattattttaaaagaataacacctatatatagaaaaaaacatatatgtGATTTTACTACAGAAGATAATTCATTAGAACCAGAAAgttatgataaaataatatattcatgtTATTTATCTTTAGAAGATAATTTAAGTTTTGTTGATGTGAAATGCccaaaaaataaaaagattTCTAATTCAGAATGGTTATTTAAATATGGCACATTTGATAAATCATCTGAATTAATTgaagatgatgaaaatataaaaaaatatgaaaatatgaaatatatgCCAGAAGATAAAgatgaaataatatatttatttaaaaaacaaaaactagaagatatattaccaggtgttattatatttgataaaaatagatatttttttgaaaaaggaaatttttcttttgttaCTCCTTTAATTGTAAAAGAAGATATTActattaaattattatgtgATAATTCAGAAACAAtaattgaaaataaaataggaaaaaaaggtattattcttattaaaATACCACAACATATTACAGacaaaaaattttatgGTTGTGATTTTTCAGGtgatttaaataaaaaaaaaaaaacatcattttattattcatcTATTTATGATTTAAAAACACAAAATCAATATTGTgaaattaaattaaaagaaaatattattataagtTTAAATTGTCCTAATGGTAATATTAATCCAAATAATTGTTTTAATAACgtttttttaaaaacaaatatgAATGAACAAATAACTGAAGgtatacaaaatatatttgatcAAGTTAAAGTTATTAATACAAAGCCACatgttttattaaatagttcatcaacatttttaattatatctaaaatcacaaaaaaagaattaaattttttttgtacaTGTCATCATCatgaaacaaaaaatattggaactatttatataaaaaatgaagatattattaatttttctaaAGCATATAAAGAATCAagtatattaaaatatatagatgTTACaccatattatttaaaagataCTTATATATGTGATTTCACACATAATCATTATGATATATCTTTTGATACATCTgtaaatatacaaaatatattagaaagatatttaaaaattttatcagatttttataatacaCATGAAGAATTTACATACTTTAGTATTCATTTAAAACtaagaaaagaaattatgaaaaacaaatatatagattatttaaaaaaaataattaatgaatataaacaaaaagaaacttctgaaaaaataaaaaaattaacacTTTCAacaaatgataatataaatactatatttgtatatagATGTAATATAGATCTAGGCTCATTTgataaatttaaaattaaatgcCCATCTAAAATTAGTGAAGATACAGATAAGAAGCAATTATTTcaaaatttaatatatagTTCTAATTTAGGATTAAATGAAACAGATATGTTAAATGgattaaataaattattatatggttctgttttaataaataaaaaagaaaaaaatgtttcCTTTTTTGAAAAAGGAGAATTAGAATTAATTATTTCTCCTTATGCTGATTCAtctaaaaatattattttctcATGTGAAAATGTTCCTAgaaatttattaaaaggAATTATAGGTTCTGCAtcaatttttattaaaaaaaatgataataaaattttagGTTGTGATTTTATAGACACAACAACAATAACCTCAACACATATGGAAACATCCACTTCATATTATGGTCCATATACATCATCTTCTTCACACTCTTCTTTATCATCATCTCATGATGTATTAAATGATCTTAATGAACATAATGATTTACATAGGATGAACCATAtaaacacaaaaaaaaattcgTTCGAATTCGAAATCGAACTTGTGGAAGgaaaaaatacatattgTAATATCGAAGCTATAGAAAATGATATTGTTGGCTTTAGTTGCccatataattttcttaCAACTCCAAGTGATTGTTTTGAATCTGTACAGATTGAAGGAGTTGATAAAGAATTAGAAACACATAAATTAGagaaattattaaaaggagtgaaaatattaaataatgatatctataaatataatttcacaccttcatatattattttgccaaaaaaaataaaaaaatcactaaaaattttttgtaaatGTAATTCAGtaaaattaataaagacaggtattattcaaattaatataattgGAGATGATCTAAATAATTGgtttaaaaaagaaattacacataatatatttgcatatcaaaaaatgaattatttttatgatttttCTAAGGGACCAATAAATATAAGCTCTGAAAATGTACTTGGCATATCTACAATGTCTCTTATGtcttcaaaaaaaatggaaaagAACAAAAAGGTGATACATAAAAAAGGTTATAAGGAAATTAAAAGGGGTGACGAAAATGGTGATGAAAatggaaataataatgacCACATGTCTGTTATTACTTTATCGGCACCTGGTGAGgatgatgaagatgatgaagatgatgaagatTCATTGGATGAAGGTGACGAAGAATATGATGAAGGAGATTCAGTGGATGACGTGAATGATGAAAGTGATGACGACTTTGATGATGAAGACAATAATATTCTTAACCCACTTAGAACCAAACAAGTATATGACATAACCATTGCTGCTTCTGAATTTAGTAAAGTCCAAGTGGTGTGCCCCTTAAGAAATTCTTCTGAGTTTAGACAATCAAAAATTAGCCCTGAGAATTTTTTTGAGtatgtatatgtattagaagataataatgataacAAAAGAAAGAGAAGTAAAGAACAAAACGAAAAATTAGTGACAGCAATACTtgaaggaaaaaaaaatatagttGATGGATCTTTTACAAATATAGATGAtagatataataagaaaagTTCAAAAAATGCATCAGTAGAATATGATGATATGggtaataaaatatttatatctataaaATCTGAAAAACCTAAAGCTGTTATAGGAGATATTATATCATCTAATATTTCACCTATAcatatatcaaataatattataaatacCTCATCTCAAAGTAATATTCATAATGAAACGATAAATTCAGATAATATCACATCAGAATATGAACAATATAATAgttatttaaaagatatattagttataaaaaatattaacgAAGTTATATCTTATgcaaatataaaaatagatataaatgaaCAAACATATTCAAGTTCATTACATATACCACCTctaatattaaaagatgcagaatttttaatttcatgTGATAATTCATTAACATTAAATGAAAGTACAAGAGGAAAAACAGCAACtgttaaaataaaagttaAATCGAATTTCTTAAAAATTTATGGATGTGATTTTGTAGGAGATTTTTCAActcattttttaattagTAATAAATGGAATGATATAccaaaaaattatatatgtaaaattaatatacaAGATGATATGTTAATAGGTTTAGCTTGTCCAAGCTTCACAAAATTACATCCACCAGATTGTTTTGAAAATGTTATGGTGAAACaaaatgtttataaaaaaaatattctcatggaaacaaaaaatatcttcttctataaacaaaatgataaaCCTATCTTATCATTTATACATGTCAAAAAAATTTTAGTAGaaacatttttatgtaaatGTTATCAAGCTACTAATACAGATTATAAAGAAGTTACTATGcaaattttttatgaacCTTATGTAATGGGCACACCTAAATATACACTAGAAAAATCtataatacaatataaatacGCTGATTTGAAACCACCACTccacatataa